Proteins encoded within one genomic window of Kibdelosporangium phytohabitans:
- a CDS encoding TIGR03620 family F420-dependent LLM class oxidoreductase: MLGRVGVRPAEVDNHPWAEVVDAVAEFEDLGYDTVWTAEGFGRDAPTQAALLLSATSRITVASGLANVYRHNPHTLAQAHRTLTEAFPDRYLLGLGVGVPHLAEMVGQQWGSPVAVLREFLDKMASAMYTATQPKAELKTVIGAVGPKMLALAGERTWGAHPYFLPVQHTVYARKILGAGKVLAVQQGVVLNTDKVAARAVARENVRYWIEHSSQLPSRWHAVRDLLGFTEDDLADGGSDRLVDAMVAHGDVDVIAQRVREQFDAGADHVCVEILASPGAEPTLARKQYAELAAALI, encoded by the coding sequence ATGCTGGGAAGGGTCGGCGTACGACCGGCTGAGGTCGACAACCACCCGTGGGCCGAAGTCGTGGACGCGGTGGCGGAGTTCGAGGATCTCGGATACGACACCGTGTGGACCGCCGAGGGGTTCGGCCGGGACGCGCCGACCCAGGCGGCGTTGCTGCTGTCCGCGACGTCCCGGATCACGGTGGCCAGCGGTCTCGCGAACGTCTACCGGCACAACCCGCACACCTTGGCGCAGGCACACCGCACCCTGACCGAGGCGTTCCCGGACAGGTATCTGCTGGGCCTTGGCGTCGGCGTGCCGCACCTGGCCGAAATGGTCGGCCAGCAGTGGGGTTCGCCGGTGGCGGTGCTGCGGGAGTTCCTCGACAAGATGGCATCCGCGATGTACACCGCTACGCAGCCCAAGGCCGAGCTCAAGACGGTCATCGGTGCGGTCGGCCCGAAGATGCTCGCACTGGCGGGGGAGCGGACCTGGGGCGCGCACCCGTACTTCCTGCCGGTCCAGCACACCGTGTACGCGCGGAAGATCCTCGGTGCCGGCAAGGTGCTGGCCGTGCAGCAAGGGGTCGTGCTGAACACGGACAAGGTCGCCGCGCGGGCTGTGGCCAGGGAGAACGTGCGGTACTGGATCGAGCACAGCTCCCAGCTGCCGTCCCGCTGGCACGCCGTGCGTGACCTGCTCGGCTTCACCGAGGACGACTTGGCCGACGGCGGCAGCGACCGGCTGGTGGACGCGATGGTCGCCCACGGGGACGTGGACGTCATCGCCCAACGGGTGCGGGAGCAGTTCGACGCGGGCGCGGATCACGTCTGCGTGGAGATCCTGGCCTCCCCGGGCGCCGAACCGACGCTGGCGCGCAAGCAGTACGCGGAACTCGCGGCCGCCCTGATCTGA
- a CDS encoding MFS transporter, whose amino-acid sequence MWMLIVLGGVTFVYSTLEAMLAPALPLIQAGVGGTPSSIAWVFTGLLLSAAVCTPLISRLGDLYDKKKLFIAVLAAVALGTALAGLATSVPVLAIGQMLQGAGLGLTPLSIGLMREALPEERTKSGNAMIIGTSSLGVVAGPLLAGPLTSVMSYRWLFFLPFILLVVLIAVAFRVLPTTTATAHGNVDWLGAVLLSGGLLALLLGLTLAPAWGWTSAGFIAMAVGALALLAAFVMTRRRLANPLVDLRVRGRTVLVVCMVSFAVGWAVFATYIALPTIAAAPVATGYGLESNATVTGWILVPSGVLAGISAFVVRPLERLLGAKALMALSCVPILAAPGVLLLDRPSLGLLVTSAALMGLGIGLGLTQAMNLVVSSVPADRVTSVTGLMFVVRAIGGTLGAQVGGSTLASDVIPSTALPTWSAFTTLLTITVVIGLFAVLVTAALPRKSGNVTAGVEATV is encoded by the coding sequence ATGTGGATGCTCATCGTCCTCGGCGGTGTCACGTTCGTCTACAGCACGCTCGAAGCGATGCTCGCACCGGCGCTGCCGCTCATCCAGGCGGGCGTCGGTGGCACGCCGTCCTCGATCGCGTGGGTGTTCACCGGCCTGCTGTTGTCGGCGGCCGTGTGCACCCCGTTGATCAGCAGGCTCGGTGACCTCTACGACAAGAAGAAGCTGTTCATCGCCGTTCTCGCGGCGGTCGCGCTCGGCACGGCACTGGCTGGTCTCGCGACCAGCGTGCCCGTGCTGGCGATCGGCCAGATGCTGCAGGGCGCGGGCCTCGGCCTGACCCCGTTGTCGATCGGGCTGATGCGGGAGGCGTTGCCGGAGGAGCGGACCAAGAGCGGCAACGCGATGATCATCGGAACGTCGTCGCTCGGCGTCGTCGCCGGACCGCTGCTGGCGGGGCCGCTGACGTCGGTGATGTCGTACCGCTGGCTGTTCTTCCTCCCGTTCATCCTGCTCGTGGTCCTCATCGCCGTCGCGTTCCGGGTGCTTCCGACGACCACGGCGACCGCGCACGGCAACGTCGACTGGCTGGGCGCCGTGCTGCTGAGCGGTGGTCTGCTGGCGCTGTTGCTCGGTCTCACCCTCGCCCCGGCGTGGGGGTGGACATCGGCCGGTTTCATCGCGATGGCGGTGGGGGCGTTGGCGCTGCTGGCTGCCTTCGTCATGACGCGGCGGCGACTGGCGAACCCGCTTGTCGACCTGCGGGTGCGTGGGCGGACGGTCCTTGTTGTGTGCATGGTGTCGTTTGCCGTCGGCTGGGCGGTGTTCGCCACGTACATCGCGTTGCCGACGATCGCCGCGGCACCCGTGGCGACTGGTTACGGGCTCGAGTCCAACGCGACGGTGACCGGCTGGATCCTGGTTCCGTCCGGTGTGCTGGCCGGAATCAGCGCCTTCGTCGTCCGCCCGCTCGAACGCTTGCTCGGCGCGAAGGCGCTGATGGCGTTGTCCTGCGTGCCGATCCTCGCGGCCCCTGGCGTGCTGCTGCTCGACCGGCCCTCACTCGGCCTGCTCGTCACGTCGGCGGCGTTGATGGGCCTGGGCATCGGGCTCGGGCTGACGCAGGCGATGAACCTCGTCGTGTCGTCGGTCCCGGCCGACCGGGTCACCAGCGTGACCGGCCTGATGTTCGTCGTGCGGGCCATCGGCGGCACACTCGGCGCGCAAGTCGGCGGCAGCACACTGGCCAGCGACGTGATCCCGTCGACCGCTCTGCCCACGTGGTCGGCGTTCACCACGCTGCTGACCATCACCGTCGTCATCGGACTGTTCGCTGTCCTTGTCACAGCGGCGTTGCCGCGCAAGTCCGGCAACGTGACAGCTGGCGTCGAAGCCACCGTGTGA
- a CDS encoding methyltransferase, translating to MSESPTNDLMEMVVGGCTAQAIYTAAKLGVADVLAEGPRTADEIAAEVGANPDGTYRLLRALTTRSIFAEQPGKRFTLTPMADALRSDAPNSVRALVLMAGHPITWETWGELTHSVVTGEPAFWKLRGMRVFEYLARDEEYADLFNQAMTFSSNIETPTILDAYDFSRFGTIVDVGGGQGRLLAAILQAAPNANGILFDMESVTASAPPVLAEAGVADRCVIHSGSFFDTIPTGGDAYVLKHVLHDWPRDKALEILRSVRASVGEHGELLLLALVLPDDDSPHLGKLVDLDLLLEFGGRHRTTEEYRELLAAAGFELRRVVPTAGAASVVEAVPV from the coding sequence ATGTCCGAGAGCCCGACGAACGACCTGATGGAGATGGTGGTCGGCGGTTGCACCGCGCAGGCCATCTACACCGCCGCGAAACTCGGGGTCGCGGACGTGCTCGCCGAGGGGCCCAGGACCGCCGACGAGATCGCCGCCGAGGTCGGCGCGAACCCGGACGGCACGTACCGGCTGCTGCGCGCGCTCACGACCAGGTCGATCTTCGCCGAACAGCCGGGCAAACGCTTCACCCTCACACCGATGGCCGACGCACTGCGCTCGGACGCGCCGAACTCGGTGCGCGCGTTGGTGCTGATGGCCGGGCACCCGATCACCTGGGAAACGTGGGGCGAACTGACCCACTCGGTGGTGACCGGTGAGCCGGCGTTCTGGAAACTGCGCGGTATGCGGGTGTTCGAGTACCTCGCCCGTGACGAGGAGTACGCCGACCTGTTCAACCAGGCGATGACGTTCAGCTCCAACATCGAGACACCGACCATCCTGGACGCGTACGACTTCAGCCGCTTCGGCACGATCGTGGACGTCGGCGGCGGCCAGGGCAGGCTGCTCGCGGCCATCCTCCAGGCGGCACCGAACGCCAACGGCATCCTCTTCGACATGGAGTCGGTCACCGCGAGCGCGCCGCCCGTGCTGGCCGAGGCCGGGGTGGCCGACCGCTGCGTCATCCACAGTGGATCGTTCTTCGACACCATCCCGACCGGCGGGGACGCCTACGTGCTCAAGCACGTCCTGCACGACTGGCCGCGGGACAAGGCGCTGGAGATCCTGCGTTCGGTGCGCGCGTCCGTCGGCGAGCACGGCGAACTGCTGCTGCTGGCACTGGTGCTGCCCGATGACGATTCGCCGCACCTGGGCAAGCTCGTTGACCTCGACCTGCTGCTGGAGTTCGGCGGCAGGCACCGCACCACCGAGGAATACCGAGAACTGCTCGCAGCCGCGGGCTTCGAACTGCGCCGGGTGGTGCCGACGGCCGGTGCCGCGTCGGTCGTCGAAGCCGTCCCGGTCTGA